From a region of the Agromyces ramosus genome:
- a CDS encoding GH32 C-terminal domain-containing protein, giving the protein MTTKSLGRRAAATAAAAALALGMLGAVPAVPAMADDGPDPATEQYRPYLHFSPERNWMNDPNGLVYHDGTWHLFFQHNPHGTRWGNMSWGHATSADLVHWEEQPVAIPQTFDEQGVAIEDIFSGSVVVDDENASGLGTAENPPMVAIYTSAYTPSHPTHAGEQAQSLAYSLDDGQTWTKYEGNPVLDRDSANFRDPKVVRYTDPETGESYWVMVAVEALQYKVVLYRSDDLKNWTHLSDFGPANATGGIWECPDLFPLPVDGDPANTKWVLVVNLNPGSVAGGSGGQYFVGEFDGTTFTSESTVSDAAVPAGDLFEGFDDGTYGDWAVGNEPGNWKNGPWGDAPAGGTLPGQNAVSGFIGGGLVNGFNDGDWPVGTLESSTFTIDRPFVNLLVGGGNHPHVDGTQLGNEPPPGRLLFEGFEFPDGTTLADTGWEATGDLAIDPSRSPSTQGGDYYLGQKRINTFEAGPFGDTNRGDLTSPAFTIGADEHHLSFLLGGGKRFNGTLELRLLVDGEVVRTATGPEAGQLNWQSWEVSEFAGRDARVQVHDDATGGWGHLTLDHLVLGAEPAQARSEETSVNLVVDGEIVRSATGRNSENLDWVNWNVAEFAGQEASVRIIDNNRFGWGHVLVDQVMFSDAAAAPRLEGYDWLDWGRDYYATVSFSNAPDGRRVMLGWMNNWDYANDIPTGSWRSAMALPRDVSLVTTERGPRLVQEVVPEFAELEQSDRAYTDAARPIAAGSETLSVSGDVVRIDAVIAPGDADAVGLSVLGDDESATRIGYDAASGRLFVDRRDSGSTGFHPAFASLDDAPVALDDGRLALTVYVDRSSVEVFTADGRTTITDQVFPNAGADAIGLWADGEGATLESLTVTPMHGAMYKEAGVDDATAAPPAAEVTALTGPRKGPDADGDFGIKVKVGKGGVTTVVRLLEDGRVIDRMFRTAASERTLAFAVTDAAPGEHRYTVELENSAGVTRAGELLVRVAG; this is encoded by the coding sequence ATGACGACGAAATCATTAGGGCGCAGGGCCGCAGCGACGGCCGCCGCCGCCGCACTCGCGCTCGGCATGCTGGGCGCCGTGCCCGCCGTGCCAGCGATGGCCGACGACGGTCCCGACCCGGCGACAGAGCAGTACCGGCCGTACCTGCACTTCTCGCCCGAACGCAACTGGATGAACGACCCGAACGGCCTCGTCTACCACGACGGCACGTGGCACCTGTTCTTCCAGCACAACCCGCACGGCACGCGCTGGGGCAACATGAGCTGGGGCCACGCGACCTCCGCCGACCTCGTGCACTGGGAGGAGCAGCCGGTCGCGATCCCCCAGACGTTCGACGAGCAGGGTGTCGCGATCGAGGACATCTTCTCGGGCTCGGTCGTCGTCGACGACGAGAACGCGAGCGGTCTGGGCACCGCCGAGAACCCGCCGATGGTCGCGATCTACACGAGCGCGTACACGCCGTCGCACCCGACGCACGCAGGCGAGCAGGCCCAGTCGCTCGCCTACAGCCTCGACGACGGGCAGACGTGGACCAAGTACGAGGGCAACCCCGTGCTCGACCGCGATTCCGCGAACTTCCGCGACCCGAAGGTCGTGCGGTACACCGACCCCGAGACGGGCGAGTCGTACTGGGTCATGGTCGCCGTGGAGGCACTGCAGTACAAGGTGGTGCTGTACCGCAGCGACGACCTCAAGAACTGGACGCACCTCAGCGACTTCGGGCCTGCGAACGCGACCGGCGGCATCTGGGAGTGCCCCGACCTCTTCCCGCTCCCGGTCGACGGCGACCCGGCGAACACGAAGTGGGTGCTCGTCGTGAACCTCAACCCCGGCTCTGTCGCCGGCGGTTCCGGCGGGCAGTACTTCGTCGGCGAGTTCGACGGCACCACCTTCACCTCCGAGAGCACGGTGTCGGATGCCGCGGTGCCGGCCGGCGACCTCTTCGAGGGGTTCGACGACGGCACGTACGGCGACTGGGCCGTCGGCAACGAACCCGGCAACTGGAAGAACGGACCGTGGGGCGACGCCCCGGCCGGGGGAACGCTGCCCGGGCAGAACGCCGTGTCGGGCTTCATCGGTGGCGGCCTGGTGAACGGCTTCAACGACGGCGACTGGCCCGTCGGCACGCTCGAGTCGTCGACGTTCACCATCGATCGCCCGTTCGTGAACCTCCTCGTCGGCGGCGGCAACCATCCGCACGTCGACGGCACGCAGCTCGGCAACGAGCCACCCCCCGGCCGGCTGCTCTTCGAGGGCTTCGAGTTCCCCGACGGCACGACGCTGGCCGACACCGGCTGGGAGGCGACGGGTGACCTCGCGATCGACCCGAGCCGCAGCCCGTCGACGCAGGGCGGCGACTACTACCTCGGTCAGAAGCGCATCAACACCTTCGAGGCCGGCCCGTTCGGCGACACCAACCGGGGCGACCTCACCTCGCCCGCGTTCACGATCGGCGCCGACGAGCACCATCTCTCCTTCCTCCTCGGCGGCGGCAAGCGATTCAACGGCACGCTCGAGCTGCGGCTCCTCGTCGACGGCGAGGTCGTGCGCACCGCCACCGGCCCCGAGGCAGGACAGCTGAACTGGCAGTCGTGGGAGGTCTCGGAGTTCGCCGGGCGTGACGCACGCGTCCAGGTGCACGACGACGCCACGGGCGGCTGGGGCCACCTCACGCTCGACCACCTCGTGCTGGGCGCGGAGCCGGCGCAGGCACGCTCGGAGGAGACGAGCGTCAACCTCGTCGTCGACGGCGAGATCGTTCGCTCGGCCACGGGCCGCAACAGCGAGAACCTCGACTGGGTGAACTGGAACGTGGCCGAGTTCGCCGGGCAGGAGGCATCCGTTCGCATCATCGACAACAACCGGTTCGGCTGGGGTCACGTGCTCGTCGACCAGGTGATGTTCTCGGATGCCGCGGCCGCACCGCGCCTCGAGGGCTACGACTGGCTCGACTGGGGGCGCGACTACTACGCGACCGTGTCGTTCAGCAACGCGCCCGACGGCCGCCGCGTGATGCTCGGCTGGATGAACAACTGGGACTACGCCAACGACATCCCGACGGGCTCGTGGCGCAGCGCGATGGCGCTGCCGCGGGACGTGTCACTCGTGACGACCGAGCGCGGGCCGCGACTCGTGCAGGAGGTCGTCCCCGAGTTCGCCGAGCTCGAGCAGAGCGATCGGGCGTACACGGATGCCGCGCGGCCGATCGCGGCGGGCTCCGAGACGCTGTCCGTCTCGGGTGACGTCGTGCGCATCGACGCGGTGATCGCGCCCGGCGATGCCGATGCGGTCGGGCTCAGCGTGCTGGGCGACGACGAGTCGGCGACGCGCATCGGGTACGACGCGGCATCCGGCCGCCTGTTCGTCGACCGCCGCGACTCGGGGAGCACGGGGTTCCACCCGGCGTTCGCCTCGCTCGACGATGCCCCGGTGGCCCTCGACGACGGGCGCCTGGCATTGACGGTGTACGTCGACCGCTCATCGGTCGAGGTGTTCACGGCCGACGGGCGCACGACGATCACCGACCAGGTGTTCCCGAACGCGGGCGCCGACGCGATCGGGCTCTGGGCCGACGGCGAGGGCGCGACGCTCGAGTCGCTCACGGTGACGCCGATGCACGGCGCGATGTACAAGGAGGCGGGCGTCGACGACGCAACGGCCGCTCCCCCGGCTGCCGAGGTCACGGCGCTCACCGGACCGCGGAAGGGGCCCGATGCCGACGGTGACTTCGGGATCAAGGTCAAGGTCGGCAAGGGCGGGGTGACCACGGTGGTGCGACTGCTCGAAGACGGCCGCGTCATCGATCGGATGTTCCGGACGGCGGCCTCGGAACGCACGCTCGCCTTCGCGGTGACGGATGCCGCACCCGGCGAGCACCGCTACACGGTCGAGCTCGAGAACTCGGCCGGCGTCACGCGCGCGGGTGAGCTCCTCGTGCGGGTCGCCGGCTGA
- a CDS encoding GNAT family N-acetyltransferase: protein MHHARIRPAVIADAPGIARVHWDSHQTTYVEPGRVARDRVEAWTMSDRVARWTANLAIANDVYPAPEGFHRMAIWVAVVDGGGGGDRDGGDGQVVGWANTSAGRDPDGPRDLELEGLYVLDANHGTGVGQALLDVAIGDRPAYLWALADNPRAHAFYRRNGFVADGTEKVDPFWEITEVRFVR from the coding sequence ATGCACCACGCGCGCATCCGTCCCGCCGTGATCGCCGACGCTCCCGGCATCGCCCGCGTGCACTGGGACAGCCACCAGACCACCTACGTCGAGCCCGGCCGTGTCGCCCGCGACCGGGTCGAGGCGTGGACCATGTCCGATCGGGTCGCGCGGTGGACCGCCAACCTCGCCATCGCGAACGACGTCTACCCGGCGCCCGAGGGCTTCCACCGCATGGCGATCTGGGTGGCCGTGGTGGACGGCGGCGGGGGCGGCGACCGCGATGGCGGCGACGGCCAGGTCGTCGGCTGGGCGAACACGAGCGCCGGCCGCGACCCCGACGGCCCGCGCGACCTCGAGCTCGAGGGGCTCTACGTGCTCGACGCGAACCACGGCACCGGCGTCGGCCAAGCGCTGCTCGACGTGGCGATCGGCGACCGCCCCGCCTACCTCTGGGCACTCGCCGACAACCCCCGCGCCCACGCGTTCTACCGGCGCAACGGCTTCGTCGCCGACGGCACCGAGAAGGTCGACCCGTTCTGGGAGATCACCGAGGTGCGCTTCGTGCGCTGA
- a CDS encoding ZIP family metal transporter yields MGTAVLFGVVASSALLVGAFIGVRFQLPKRALAILLSFAAGALITALTFELFEDAYERGGIWRAAIGLLIGAVAFTVLSALLDRWAQPSSSEKPADEYRGSAKLDTDAAASERSPTAASTRGAAGTALLAAVTLDGVPENIALGVSLGEGTGGLALLAAIFVSNLPEALVGASSMRSQGRSVASVIVMWSICAVLLVVAVVVGAGPLANTDPETVSLPLAFAAGAVIASLADTLMPEAYEHGGPAVAISTAAGFVLSFVLSLV; encoded by the coding sequence GTGGGCACGGCGGTGCTGTTCGGAGTCGTGGCGTCCAGCGCATTGCTGGTCGGCGCATTCATCGGTGTCCGCTTCCAGCTCCCGAAACGCGCGCTCGCGATCCTCCTCTCGTTCGCCGCCGGTGCGCTGATCACGGCGCTCACCTTCGAGCTGTTCGAGGACGCCTACGAGCGCGGCGGCATCTGGCGTGCCGCCATCGGCCTGCTCATCGGTGCGGTCGCGTTCACCGTGCTGAGCGCGCTGCTCGATCGCTGGGCCCAGCCCTCATCGTCCGAGAAGCCGGCCGACGAGTACCGGGGCAGCGCGAAGCTCGACACCGATGCCGCGGCCTCGGAGCGGTCGCCCACCGCCGCCTCGACCCGCGGCGCTGCGGGCACGGCCCTCCTCGCCGCCGTGACCCTCGACGGCGTTCCCGAGAACATCGCCCTGGGTGTGTCGCTCGGTGAGGGCACCGGAGGGCTCGCGCTCCTCGCGGCCATCTTCGTGTCCAACCTGCCGGAGGCGCTCGTCGGGGCATCCTCGATGCGGAGCCAAGGGCGATCGGTCGCCAGCGTGATCGTGATGTGGTCCATCTGCGCGGTACTCCTCGTCGTCGCCGTGGTCGTGGGCGCAGGCCCGCTCGCGAACACCGATCCGGAGACCGTCTCGCTGCCGTTGGCATTCGCCGCCGGCGCGGTGATCGCCTCCCTCGCCGACACGCTCATGCCCGAGGCCTACGAGCACGGCGGGCCGGCCGTGGCGATCAGCACGGCTGCCGGATTCGTCCTGTCGTTCGTGCTGTCGCTCGTGTGA
- a CDS encoding carbohydrate kinase family protein, whose amino-acid sequence MPQHQLLPQHAPPSRRITVIGDALIDELRDPDGSREFVGGAALNVAVGLARLGEQVTLVAMLGDDEPAGRIRSYLRDYGVRLVESPSPLGTARAVSDRRDGEPRYEFNEAARRRGIRFDEATRAAIDEADLVVVSCFPFDDAGQYAGLVAAIDRPGLRVIVDGNPRAGMLADTAVFLANFEDFASRALLAKVGDEDAALLLGDSLDAFVERLRSAGAGAVLATAGRNGATLHFGDRTVEARIVPLPGPVVDTMGAGDATLAAIVRRIAADGLPTTGKAWAHALHEAMVIAAATVRHEGALLRMPHAEAATEAALPS is encoded by the coding sequence ATGCCGCAGCATCAGCTGCTCCCGCAGCACGCACCGCCGTCGCGCCGTATCACCGTCATCGGCGACGCGCTCATCGACGAGCTCCGCGACCCCGACGGCTCGCGCGAGTTCGTCGGCGGCGCCGCGCTGAACGTGGCGGTCGGGCTCGCCCGCCTCGGCGAGCAGGTGACGCTCGTCGCCATGCTCGGCGACGACGAGCCCGCCGGGCGCATCCGCTCCTACCTGCGCGACTACGGCGTTCGGCTCGTCGAGAGTCCGTCGCCCCTCGGCACAGCGCGTGCCGTCTCCGACCGCCGCGACGGCGAGCCGCGCTACGAGTTCAACGAGGCCGCGCGGCGGCGTGGCATCCGGTTCGACGAGGCGACTCGCGCCGCGATCGACGAGGCCGATCTCGTGGTCGTGAGCTGCTTCCCGTTCGACGACGCCGGGCAGTACGCCGGGCTCGTCGCCGCGATCGACCGACCTGGGCTGCGAGTCATCGTCGACGGCAACCCGCGTGCGGGCATGCTCGCCGACACGGCGGTGTTCTTGGCCAACTTCGAGGACTTCGCCTCGCGGGCGCTGCTCGCGAAGGTCGGCGACGAAGACGCCGCGCTGCTCCTCGGCGACTCGCTCGACGCGTTCGTCGAGCGCCTTCGTAGTGCCGGGGCAGGGGCGGTGCTCGCGACAGCCGGACGCAACGGCGCCACCCTGCACTTCGGCGACCGCACGGTCGAGGCCCGCATCGTGCCCCTCCCCGGCCCGGTCGTCGACACCATGGGCGCCGGCGACGCGACCCTCGCCGCGATCGTGCGGCGCATCGCCGCCGACGGGCTGCCGACGACCGGCAAGGCGTGGGCGCATGCCCTCCACGAGGCGATGGTGATCGCGGCGGCCACGGTGCGCCACGAGGGAGCACTGCTGCGGATGCCGCACGCCGAGGCCGCCACCGAGGCCGCGCTCCCGAGCTGA